A stretch of the Atribacterota bacterium genome encodes the following:
- the holA gene encoding DNA polymerase III subunit delta, producing the protein MVTKLKALNFFTIQREIENNVVKPIYLIYGEENYLHNIILDKFKEYFSKYQEQVNYKTFFGEDLDFNRLANSLQTLPLGGGIQCIIIKQAERIKASLSEKLYSTIDKLSFKYDNNLFLLLFSNDKKIPQHINTEKITNYGSIVSLPKLNTFQTKQWIKQKCQDNQKEINEEAIYYLQRITENDFGQISNELDKLFCFLGDSTNKINKDDIIKNLYGLQEGNIFDFVDAVGERKTGESLFLLRKLMNNGEYHPLQILAMLNRQIKFIFKAKIFSDNYKKIKGDMNLPPFVIKKLITQSKKYKLHELKKAYHYLLKAEISLKTSSLPSGIVLEQLVMKIIK; encoded by the coding sequence ATGGTTACCAAACTGAAGGCGTTAAATTTTTTTACTATTCAAAGAGAGATAGAAAATAATGTAGTTAAACCCATATACTTAATTTATGGAGAAGAAAATTATTTGCATAATATTATTCTTGATAAATTCAAAGAATACTTTTCCAAGTACCAAGAGCAGGTTAATTATAAAACATTCTTTGGGGAGGATTTAGATTTTAATCGTCTGGCTAATTCACTACAAACTTTACCTCTTGGTGGTGGGATACAATGCATTATTATCAAACAGGCAGAACGAATAAAAGCTTCTTTATCTGAAAAATTATATTCCACAATAGATAAGTTATCTTTTAAATATGATAATAATTTATTCCTTTTACTTTTTAGCAATGATAAGAAAATCCCTCAACATATAAATACCGAAAAAATAACTAATTATGGCTCAATCGTTTCCTTGCCCAAACTGAATACATTTCAGACTAAGCAATGGATAAAACAGAAATGTCAGGATAATCAAAAAGAGATAAACGAGGAAGCTATCTATTATCTGCAAAGAATAACCGAAAATGATTTTGGTCAGATTAGCAATGAGCTGGATAAATTATTTTGTTTTTTGGGGGATTCTACTAATAAAATAAATAAAGATGATATTATTAAAAACTTGTATGGACTTCAAGAAGGGAATATTTTTGATTTTGTAGATGCGGTAGGGGAACGGAAAACTGGAGAGTCCTTATTTTTGCTTAGAAAATTAATGAATAACGGTGAATATCATCCTTTGCAAATTTTGGCTATGCTTAATCGCCAGATAAAATTTATTTTCAAGGCAAAAATATTTTCCGATAATTATAAAAAAATTAAGGGAGATATGAATCTCCCTCCTTTTGTGATAAAAAAATTGATCACGCAGTCTAAAAAATATAAACTGCATGAATTGAAAAAAGCTTATCACTATTTACTAAAAGCTGAAATTAGTCTGAAAACAAGTTCCTTACCATCTGGTATAGTGCTGGAGCAATTAGTAATGAAAATAATCAAATGA
- the rpsT gene encoding 30S ribosomal protein S20 — MPIIKSAIKRVKISEKQHQRNFAYKSKVKTLIKKFENSLSTENNDVLQQYYNQCVSALDKAAQKGILAKNTVARKKSLLSKKFKLQAQSAKTVTNQDDEKK; from the coding sequence ATGCCAATAATAAAGTCAGCAATAAAAAGAGTCAAAATTTCGGAAAAACAACATCAAAGAAATTTTGCTTATAAATCCAAAGTAAAAACATTGATTAAAAAATTTGAAAATTCTCTTAGCACTGAAAACAATGATGTTCTTCAGCAATATTACAATCAATGTGTATCTGCTCTGGACAAAGCTGCTCAAAAAGGTATTCTAGCAAAAAATACTGTTGCCAGAAAGAAATCCTTACTATCAAAAAAATTTAAACTTCAGGCACAAAGCGCTAAAACTGTAACTAATCAGGATGACGAAAAGAAATAA
- the murJ gene encoding murein biosynthesis integral membrane protein MurJ, translated as MTNSNLWIARYTGIVMIATLLCRILGLGREMVISNQFGAGFETDAFFIAFMIPNLLRSIIGEGALNTAFVPIFSGCLTNQNKQKADAFASNVINLLIIALVIIIALGIWGAPIIVDIVASGFKQSPEKYILTIRLTKIMFPYIGFAALAALFMGILNSYREYFLPALAPAMLNIGIIFFALFYANKVGIYSLALGVMIGGLVQVLIHIPSLFKKKFHYQINLNIHDQEVQMLFQMLIPAIFGLAIDKINFVVDRIIASYLAHGSISALYYANRLMQFPLGVFGIALSIAILPTLSRHVAKGQLTKMKDSFAFGFKLLSFFTLPSTVGLIVLSYPIVRLFYEHGLFSSQDTSITEVALVCYTIGLFATAILRLVISSFYALKDTRTPLRIGIFVVVFNIILDLILVRFLAHAGIALATSVSAILHLLILSISLEKKVNGIYKRELWVFFSKTVLSCLVMALTCWGCARYFDFRYDMSLKIFQVGQVLISGLLGVIVYYFSGIIMGIPEFRNARQIIKTIISRKMKETEDNDYQSDD; from the coding sequence ATGACTAATAGTAATTTATGGATTGCTAGATATACCGGTATAGTAATGATAGCAACTTTATTATGCCGCATTCTGGGTTTAGGTAGAGAGATGGTAATTTCTAATCAATTTGGAGCTGGTTTTGAAACCGATGCTTTTTTTATAGCTTTTATGATTCCCAATCTATTAAGAAGTATTATTGGAGAGGGAGCTTTAAATACCGCCTTTGTGCCTATTTTTTCAGGATGTCTAACCAATCAGAATAAGCAAAAAGCAGATGCTTTTGCCAGTAATGTAATAAATCTCTTAATCATAGCTCTGGTGATTATTATAGCTCTGGGTATCTGGGGTGCACCAATCATTGTAGATATTGTAGCAAGTGGATTTAAACAATCTCCCGAAAAATACATCTTAACCATTCGCTTGACTAAAATTATGTTTCCATATATAGGTTTTGCAGCTCTTGCTGCTTTGTTTATGGGGATTTTAAATTCTTATCGAGAATATTTTCTTCCGGCTTTAGCTCCAGCAATGTTAAATATAGGCATTATCTTCTTTGCTTTGTTTTACGCTAATAAAGTTGGTATTTATAGTCTGGCTTTAGGGGTAATGATTGGTGGATTAGTGCAGGTACTAATACATATCCCTTCCTTATTTAAAAAAAAGTTTCATTATCAAATAAACTTAAATATTCATGACCAGGAAGTCCAGATGCTTTTTCAGATGTTAATTCCGGCTATTTTTGGTTTAGCAATTGATAAGATTAATTTTGTTGTGGATCGTATTATTGCTTCTTATCTGGCTCATGGAAGTATATCAGCTTTGTATTATGCTAATCGACTTATGCAGTTCCCCCTTGGTGTTTTTGGTATAGCACTTTCTATTGCTATTCTGCCTACACTTTCCAGACATGTTGCCAAAGGGCAACTAACGAAAATGAAGGATAGCTTCGCCTTTGGTTTTAAACTCCTTTCTTTTTTTACCTTGCCTTCTACGGTAGGGTTAATTGTGCTAAGCTATCCTATTGTTCGACTATTTTACGAACATGGTTTATTTAGCTCTCAGGATACTTCTATTACAGAGGTAGCACTGGTTTGTTATACTATTGGCCTTTTTGCTACCGCTATTTTGAGATTGGTAATAAGTTCATTCTATGCTTTAAAAGATACCAGAACACCACTTCGAATAGGTATTTTTGTAGTAGTCTTTAATATCATACTAGATTTAATTCTGGTACGTTTTTTAGCACATGCTGGAATAGCATTAGCAACATCCGTTTCGGCTATTTTACATCTCCTTATTCTAAGTATTTCCTTAGAGAAGAAAGTTAATGGCATTTACAAAAGGGAATTATGGGTATTTTTTAGTAAAACAGTCCTGTCCTGTCTGGTAATGGCATTAACCTGCTGGGGCTGTGCCCGCTATTTTGATTTTAGATATGATATGAGTCTAAAAATATTTCAAGTAGGTCAGGTGTTGATTTCCGGCCTGCTTGGTGTAATAGTATATTATTTTAGTGGTATAATAATGGGTATCCCAGAGTTTAGGAATGCCAGACAGATTATTAAGACTATTATTAGTAGAAAGATGAAGGAAACAGAAGATAATGACTATCAATCAGATGATTGA
- the lepA gene encoding translation elongation factor 4: protein MTINQMIEIDDIRNFSIIAHIDHGKSTIADRILELTEAISQREKREQILDNMDLEREKGITIKSKAVRLSYKGLNGRQYVFNLIDTPGHVDFSYEVSRSLAACEGALLVVDAAQGVQAQTISNVQMALENNLSIIPVINKIDLPTADPEKVSKEIKKIKGLENNPIFLASAKDGTGIREIMEAIIKYIPHPNGSLEKPLQALIFDSVYNSYQGSIVYVRIVNGLVTPGMKIQTMSNKKNYEVSEVGVFTPKKKKAEQLSVGEVGYLTAGFKDINLTKVGDTITNTDHPAAQQLPGYKKVIPVVFCSFYPVENDDYHNLKYALEKLSLNDSAISYLPENSPALGFGFRCGFLGLLHMEIIQERLEREYKIQLIATTPSVLYRVHLKNKQVIEINNPSSLPEINLIDYIEELFIELTMISPGQFLGGIMELLQDRRGIFKNLEYLDKNRARLLYHLPLNEIMLDFYDRIKSISKGYASIDYHVIEYQTSPLIKVDLLVNQEVVDNLSFICHKDKAYERARKLVDNLKTVIPRQLFDVPIQASINHKIIARSTVKALKKNVLAKCYGGDITRKRKLLEKQKAGKKRMKRIGKVEIPQEAFMSVLKID, encoded by the coding sequence ATGACTATCAATCAGATGATTGAAATTGATGATATTCGTAATTTTTCTATTATAGCCCATATTGATCATGGGAAATCTACCATTGCTGATCGTATCTTGGAACTTACTGAGGCTATCAGCCAAAGGGAAAAGAGGGAGCAGATTCTTGATAATATGGATTTAGAAAGAGAAAAGGGTATTACCATAAAATCAAAAGCAGTCCGACTATCCTACAAAGGATTAAATGGTCGGCAATATGTATTTAATTTGATTGACACTCCCGGTCATGTTGATTTTTCTTATGAAGTTTCTCGCAGTTTAGCAGCCTGTGAAGGTGCTTTGTTGGTAGTTGATGCAGCTCAGGGCGTTCAAGCCCAAACAATTTCCAATGTTCAGATGGCTTTAGAAAATAATTTGTCCATTATACCCGTTATTAATAAAATTGATTTGCCAACAGCTGATCCGGAAAAAGTTAGTAAAGAGATTAAAAAAATTAAAGGATTAGAAAATAATCCAATATTTCTAGCTAGCGCCAAAGATGGTACCGGAATAAGAGAGATAATGGAAGCAATTATCAAGTATATTCCTCATCCCAATGGTAGCCTGGAAAAACCATTACAAGCACTGATTTTTGATTCAGTTTATAATTCCTATCAAGGATCTATCGTTTATGTCAGAATTGTAAATGGTTTAGTTACACCAGGTATGAAAATCCAGACTATGTCCAATAAAAAGAACTATGAAGTAAGTGAAGTGGGTGTTTTTACTCCAAAAAAGAAAAAAGCAGAACAGCTTTCTGTAGGAGAGGTAGGCTATCTAACAGCTGGATTTAAAGATATAAATTTAACCAAAGTTGGTGACACTATTACCAATACCGATCATCCAGCTGCTCAACAATTACCTGGTTATAAAAAGGTTATACCAGTTGTTTTTTGTAGCTTTTATCCAGTTGAAAACGATGACTATCATAATCTTAAATATGCTTTAGAAAAGTTAAGTCTAAATGACTCCGCCATTAGTTATTTACCTGAAAATTCACCTGCCTTAGGATTTGGTTTTCGATGTGGCTTTCTGGGTTTACTTCATATGGAAATCATTCAGGAAAGACTGGAACGAGAATACAAAATCCAATTGATTGCCACAACTCCCAGTGTTTTATATCGTGTTCATTTGAAGAATAAACAAGTTATAGAAATAAATAATCCTTCCTCATTACCTGAGATTAATTTAATTGACTATATTGAAGAACTGTTTATAGAATTGACCATGATTTCTCCCGGCCAATTTTTAGGTGGAATAATGGAATTGTTGCAAGATAGAAGAGGAATATTTAAAAATTTAGAATATCTTGATAAGAATAGGGCTCGATTGTTATATCATTTACCTTTAAATGAAATTATGCTTGATTTTTATGATCGTATTAAATCTATTAGCAAAGGATATGCCAGTATAGATTATCATGTTATAGAATATCAGACATCCCCATTGATAAAGGTTGATTTATTAGTCAATCAAGAAGTAGTTGATAATCTATCATTCATTTGCCATAAAGATAAGGCTTATGAGCGAGCCCGGAAACTGGTTGATAATTTGAAAACAGTCATTCCTCGTCAATTATTTGATGTACCTATTCAAGCTAGTATAAATCATAAAATAATTGCTCGATCTACTGTGAAAGCATTAAAGAAGAATGTTCTGGCGAAATGCTATGGAGGGGATATTACCAGAAAAAGAAAATTATTAGAAAAACAGAAAGCTGGTAAAAAAAGAATGAAAAGAATAGGGAAGGTGGAGATTCCCCAGGAAGCATTTATGAGTGTTTTAAAAATTGATTAG